A single region of the Microbulbifer sp. MKSA007 genome encodes:
- a CDS encoding TonB-dependent receptor yields MALKKNNSEHKREKLSMMMRLRKQKNLIAQAIPAANPNDYSTPWYSVAIACLVINTASVAAFAQDGQGDKPSNYSGSAIEEVTVTAQKIEESIQDVPIAVSALSGDNMDALKIEGGNELLRAVPNVNFSKTNFSSYNFSIRGVGTQSISASSDPAVAVSFNNASLIRNRLFEQEFFDVQRVEVLRGPQGTLYGRNATAGVVNMLPIMPEDEFASEIEVEVGNYNSKRTKGMLNIPLGETMAFRFSGAMTKRDGFDYNTYTKNDVNDRDLYSTRAIFEWTPSDKFNANLIWQHFDEDDKRSRTGKQLCTTDPGDAMVGDTETTQFTQAMTSQGCLPSSLYSSDAFSAPNGAGLAYIVAPTMLIHPNLFQDGSLTNLPNPYSGVDQSRDLREISTSFDPVFRAENDLVQLNFEWALSDTLTFYSQSTYAKDDYYSSQDYNRFTTGAVFTDSAELGDSWALGPTPGGIYTDPQLGDSDGILAVDISRSDNEQWSQEFRLQTAFDGPWNFSVGANYLNFETQDDYFVFNNMFTMISEYVYSRGYDEDGNIIPINCIDPATDLSGDDCIYVDPNSLNNIDEMGHNYFLSRNLVETSSWAVFGEAYWQITDDVKLTTGLRYTNDEKTTNPVPSQLLLGNYYEDGDTYSGRSSGGYSNMGYPEGEEFSQDWQEYTGRAVLDWRADTPFSDDTMFYVSFAHGYKGGGSNPPRAVIDPARVQYQDLPNTFEPEFVNSLEFGTKNVLLDGRLNLNATAFYYDYTDYQVSQIVDRIALNENFDAESMGLELELAWQMTESTRMNMNVGYLRTRIAEGEESIDVMDRTQGNEDWTVLRPSLQVPSNCIAPVEYVEAAMTALEGFFGVVPLWALCAGSQQWGVYSDSIENPNFRWDQMLALFGYDLGEYNPLTDAPNGGRGFSADLSGNELPNAPKLTFNLAVEHVIPLSDWELALRADYYRQSESYARVYNTEYDRLKAWDNFNASATLTHPESELQVQLYVKNIFDDTPITSAFTNSDDSGLTTNVFTLDPRIIGFSLNKRF; encoded by the coding sequence TTGGCCTTGAAAAAAAATAATAGTGAGCATAAGAGAGAGAAACTCAGTATGATGATGCGCCTTCGTAAACAAAAAAATTTGATTGCTCAAGCAATCCCCGCCGCAAACCCAAACGACTATTCAACCCCCTGGTACAGTGTGGCAATTGCCTGTTTGGTAATAAATACTGCATCTGTGGCAGCATTTGCCCAGGATGGGCAAGGGGACAAGCCCAGTAACTATTCTGGTTCGGCTATTGAAGAAGTTACGGTTACAGCACAGAAAATTGAGGAAAGCATTCAGGATGTGCCTATTGCAGTCTCCGCGCTATCTGGGGATAACATGGATGCTTTAAAGATCGAAGGGGGCAATGAACTGTTGCGAGCCGTTCCCAATGTTAACTTCTCCAAAACAAACTTTAGCTCATACAATTTCTCTATTCGAGGAGTGGGAACTCAGTCAATTTCTGCCAGTAGTGATCCTGCCGTTGCAGTAAGTTTTAATAATGCTTCTTTAATCAGGAATCGTCTGTTTGAGCAGGAATTTTTTGATGTACAGCGGGTAGAAGTTCTGCGTGGCCCTCAGGGCACATTATATGGTCGTAACGCCACTGCTGGTGTGGTTAATATGTTACCAATCATGCCGGAAGATGAATTCGCCTCAGAGATTGAGGTTGAAGTGGGCAATTATAATAGTAAGCGTACCAAGGGTATGTTGAATATACCGCTGGGTGAAACTATGGCTTTCCGCTTTTCTGGAGCCATGACCAAGCGGGATGGCTTTGATTACAATACTTATACCAAGAATGATGTTAACGACCGGGATCTCTACTCCACGCGTGCCATTTTTGAATGGACTCCCAGTGATAAGTTTAATGCTAATTTGATTTGGCAACACTTTGATGAAGATGACAAGCGATCCCGCACCGGTAAGCAGCTTTGTACTACTGACCCCGGTGATGCAATGGTCGGTGATACAGAAACAACACAGTTTACTCAAGCAATGACAAGTCAGGGCTGTTTGCCTAGCTCGCTATATAGTAGTGATGCTTTTAGTGCACCCAATGGGGCTGGCCTTGCTTATATAGTTGCACCGACAATGCTTATCCACCCAAATCTTTTTCAAGATGGTAGTCTCACAAACCTCCCAAATCCCTACAGTGGGGTTGATCAATCACGTGATTTACGTGAAATATCCACTAGTTTTGACCCAGTATTTCGTGCAGAAAATGATTTAGTACAACTGAATTTTGAATGGGCTTTATCTGATACTCTGACATTTTATTCTCAGTCTACCTATGCTAAGGACGATTACTACTCCTCTCAGGACTATAATCGTTTTACAACTGGCGCGGTCTTTACTGACTCAGCAGAACTTGGTGATAGTTGGGCATTAGGCCCTACACCTGGAGGAATTTACACCGACCCACAACTCGGTGACTCTGATGGTATTTTGGCAGTAGATATAAGCCGCTCTGATAATGAACAGTGGAGTCAGGAGTTCCGTTTGCAAACAGCTTTTGATGGCCCCTGGAATTTCTCCGTTGGTGCAAACTACCTGAATTTTGAAACCCAGGATGATTACTTTGTTTTTAATAACATGTTCACCATGATTTCTGAATATGTTTACAGTCGGGGATACGATGAAGATGGCAATATCATTCCGATAAATTGCATTGACCCCGCCACAGATTTATCTGGGGATGACTGTATATATGTAGACCCTAATTCGTTAAACAATATTGATGAAATGGGTCATAATTATTTTCTTAGCCGTAATTTGGTAGAAACTAGTTCCTGGGCTGTATTTGGTGAGGCATATTGGCAAATTACTGACGATGTAAAACTTACCACTGGTCTACGTTATACCAATGATGAAAAGACCACAAATCCTGTACCTAGCCAGTTATTACTTGGTAATTATTATGAAGATGGTGATACTTATTCAGGTCGCAGCTCAGGTGGTTATTCCAATATGGGATATCCTGAGGGTGAGGAGTTTTCTCAGGATTGGCAAGAGTATACCGGGCGGGCAGTGCTAGACTGGCGAGCAGATACTCCCTTTAGCGATGATACTATGTTCTACGTTTCTTTTGCCCACGGTTATAAAGGAGGCGGTTCTAACCCTCCACGTGCGGTGATTGATCCAGCGCGGGTTCAATACCAAGATTTACCTAATACTTTTGAACCTGAATTTGTAAATTCCCTTGAGTTCGGTACCAAGAATGTTTTGCTTGATGGCCGTTTAAACTTAAATGCAACAGCTTTCTATTACGACTATACCGATTACCAGGTTTCCCAGATTGTTGATCGTATCGCATTAAATGAAAACTTTGATGCAGAAAGTATGGGACTGGAGTTAGAGCTGGCATGGCAAATGACAGAGAGCACCAGGATGAATATGAATGTGGGTTACTTGAGAACCCGCATAGCAGAAGGGGAGGAATCTATAGATGTTATGGACCGCACCCAGGGAAATGAAGACTGGACAGTTCTGCGGCCTAGCTTACAGGTACCTTCCAACTGTATTGCTCCGGTAGAATATGTAGAAGCTGCTATGACTGCCTTGGAAGGATTTTTTGGTGTAGTCCCCCTTTGGGCATTATGTGCGGGCTCACAGCAATGGGGCGTTTACTCTGATTCTATTGAAAATCCAAATTTCCGATGGGATCAAATGCTGGCTCTTTTCGGTTACGATCTGGGCGAATATAATCCACTTACTGATGCCCCCAATGGCGGGCGCGGTTTTTCTGCTGATCTAAGTGGCAATGAACTACCAAATGCTCCTAAGTTAACGTTTAACTTAGCAGTGGAGCATGTCATTCCCCTTTCAGATTGGGAATTAGCTTTACGTGCCGATTACTATCGACAGTCTGAGAGTTATGCGCGGGTTTATAATACCGAGTATGACCGCTTAAAAGCCTGGGATAACTTCAATGCATCAGCGACCCTTACTCATCCGGAATCAGAATTGCAAGTGCAGTTATATGTGAAAAATATCTTTGATGATACGCCTATCACAAGCGCCTTTACCAATAGTGATGACTCCGGCCTTACTACCAATGTATTCACCCTGGATCCGCGTATTATAGGCTTTAGTCTAAATAAGCGTTTCTAA
- a CDS encoding HD domain-containing protein, whose translation MRNKARSFAIQAHGDQRYGSFPYSVHLDEVAKIASEYGEEAEVVAYLHDVIEDTDITAKEIEDIFGELVSRCVCILSDEPGETRKIRKSSTYQKMAKVSGSEELALLVKAADRLANMRACLRSGDKDFLNMYRAEYKIFRRSAYRPNLCDNIWSEIEEIQNL comes from the coding sequence ATGAGAAATAAAGCACGTAGTTTTGCTATTCAGGCACATGGGGACCAGCGGTATGGTAGCTTCCCATACTCGGTTCACCTTGATGAAGTAGCTAAAATCGCTAGCGAGTATGGTGAAGAGGCTGAAGTGGTAGCATATCTTCACGATGTAATTGAGGATACCGATATAACAGCTAAAGAGATTGAAGATATATTTGGCGAGCTGGTATCCAGGTGTGTGTGCATACTCAGTGATGAGCCAGGAGAAACCAGAAAAATAAGAAAATCTTCAACATATCAAAAAATGGCCAAAGTATCGGGATCAGAAGAGCTTGCTTTACTAGTAAAGGCCGCTGACCGCCTAGCTAATATGAGAGCTTGTCTTCGATCAGGTGATAAAGATTTTCTTAATATGTATCGAGCAGAGTACAAAATCTTTCGTCGATCAGCCTATCGGCCAAACCTCTGTGACAACATTTGGTCAGAAATAGAAGAAATACAAAATTTATAA